From a single Calothrix sp. NIES-2098 genomic region:
- a CDS encoding capsular exopolysaccharide family protein, which produces MMENHFTKTSSYERNGSSAYPVLSSQLPSWFEKESNDWDLRQFLGLLQRRALIIAGVATVVMSGVSYSTLNQKPVYESNFRLLVEPVNEEKSLVQLTIDPSGSDKSGNLDYESQIQVLKSPELMAGIVKQIQYYYPEISYESLLKSLTIRRLGTTKIIEVSYRSNDVNKIKVVLDVIAKSYLNYSLEKRQTKLRQGVQFVDKQLPGIKNRVDQLQKELQLFRQRYDFISPDAQASQVASQVNILSGQRLAIDQKLAEYRANFNSLKGNEGELAALNNANVYQQLVVQLRQLEAQISGELARFQEDSPPLQVLRQKRANLLPLLQQEAQRFVGVKFAELATQIQSLEVQSQELKKAEIKLDSEVKLLPVLSRKYTELQRDLQIATESLNRFVVTRETLQIQVAQTELPWELIQEALQPEEPISPNIPRSLTIGVIASLLLGFGISLLIEKVDNTYHNVGDLKENIKLPLLGILPFEKKVQNSLYHNLERSNSSEKSLFNFSRKFSKVSNILHRAPASDRYYGQGKFWESLQVLYSNIQLLNSDQPIHSLIISSALPGDGKSTVSFQLAQIAAAMGKRVLLVDADLRRPQVHHLCDLNNLWGLSSLISTNIPAGQVIRQMPEMNNLSVVTSGPIPPDPARLLSSEKMKQLMGYFHRTFDLVIYDVPPIVGLVDARMLAPYTDGVVLVVRLDKTDKSGLMQAQDSLKISPVNVLGIVANGDKTKYKGYKHYYKTHK; this is translated from the coding sequence ATGATGGAGAATCATTTTACTAAAACCTCAAGTTACGAACGAAATGGAAGTTCTGCCTATCCAGTACTTTCATCTCAACTTCCTTCATGGTTTGAAAAGGAAAGTAATGATTGGGATTTACGGCAATTTCTAGGCCTTTTACAGCGGCGAGCCTTAATTATTGCGGGAGTAGCTACTGTAGTGATGAGTGGTGTCTCCTACTCAACACTCAACCAGAAACCAGTCTATGAAAGCAATTTTCGACTTTTAGTAGAACCTGTAAATGAAGAAAAATCTTTAGTACAACTGACAATCGATCCTAGCGGCTCAGATAAGTCAGGAAATTTAGACTACGAAAGTCAAATTCAAGTTCTCAAAAGTCCTGAGCTAATGGCAGGTATCGTCAAGCAGATTCAATATTACTATCCTGAAATCAGCTATGAATCTCTACTTAAGTCTTTAACTATCCGTCGCTTGGGCACAACTAAAATTATAGAAGTTAGTTATCGCAGTAACGATGTTAACAAAATAAAAGTAGTACTAGATGTAATTGCTAAGTCTTACTTAAACTACAGTCTGGAAAAGCGGCAAACGAAGCTAAGACAAGGAGTGCAATTCGTTGATAAGCAGTTACCAGGTATAAAAAACCGCGTAGACCAACTGCAAAAAGAATTGCAACTTTTCCGCCAAAGATATGACTTTATTAGCCCAGATGCCCAAGCATCACAAGTTGCATCTCAAGTCAATATATTAAGCGGACAAAGATTAGCAATCGATCAAAAATTGGCAGAATACCGAGCTAATTTTAACAGTTTGAAAGGCAATGAAGGAGAATTAGCAGCGCTAAATAATGCAAATGTATATCAGCAATTAGTTGTGCAGTTGCGTCAATTAGAAGCGCAAATTTCTGGTGAGTTAGCTCGCTTTCAAGAAGATAGCCCCCCACTACAAGTTTTAAGACAAAAGAGAGCAAATTTATTACCATTACTCCAGCAAGAAGCACAGCGGTTTGTTGGAGTAAAGTTTGCTGAGTTAGCAACTCAAATTCAGAGCTTAGAAGTTCAAAGTCAAGAACTAAAAAAAGCTGAGATTAAACTTGATAGTGAAGTTAAACTTTTACCAGTTTTATCAAGGAAATATACTGAACTTCAGCGAGATTTACAAATTGCAACAGAAAGTTTAAATCGCTTTGTAGTTACTCGGGAAACTCTACAAATTCAGGTTGCTCAAACAGAACTACCTTGGGAATTAATTCAAGAGGCACTTCAACCCGAAGAGCCAATATCACCTAATATACCCCGTAGTTTAACTATAGGAGTGATAGCTAGTTTACTTTTAGGTTTTGGCATCAGCTTACTCATAGAGAAAGTAGACAATACTTACCATAATGTTGGAGATTTAAAGGAAAATATTAAACTACCTTTGTTAGGAATTTTACCTTTTGAGAAGAAAGTTCAAAATAGTCTTTACCACAACCTAGAACGCAGCAATTCTTCAGAAAAAAGCCTCTTCAATTTTTCTCGAAAATTTTCCAAGGTGTCTAATATTTTACATCGTGCTCCTGCAAGCGATCGCTACTACGGCCAAGGTAAGTTCTGGGAATCTTTACAAGTCTTGTATTCAAATATTCAACTGCTCAATTCCGATCAACCGATTCACTCCTTAATTATTAGTTCAGCACTCCCAGGTGATGGTAAGTCTACTGTTTCGTTCCAGCTAGCGCAAATAGCAGCTGCAATGGGTAAACGAGTATTGCTTGTAGATGCTGATTTACGCAGGCCTCAAGTTCACCATCTATGCGATTTAAATAATTTGTGGGGATTGAGTAGTTTAATTTCAACAAATATCCCAGCAGGGCAGGTCATCCGGCAAATGCCTGAGATGAACAACTTGTCTGTTGTCACTTCTGGCCCTATACCACCCGATCCTGCAAGGCTGCTTTCGTCAGAAAAGATGAAGCAACTGATGGGATATTTCCATAGAACTTTTGACTTAGTAATATATGATGTTCCACCAATAGTTGGGTTAGTTGATGCCAGAATGCTAGCACCCTACACGGATGGTGTTGTTTTGGTGGTAAGGTTAGATAAAACAGATAAATCAGGGCTAATGCAAGCTCAAGATAGCCTAAAAATTTCTCCAGTCAACGTCTTAGGTATTGTTGCTAATGGAGATAAGACTAAGTACAAAGGCTACAAACATTACTATAAAACTCATAAGTAA
- a CDS encoding group 1 glycosyl transferase, translated as MTFSEWLKKSLLTKSTNKISQNQQFIKSDKDFLSSEKVNFEDGRQHNGKNFATFVFPSIVSHQSLGVNETWYGQSLNLSVITEFFPPDYAATGQLIEELVRQLSKQGVNVEVFTGQPGYAFGTSTAPAVEQVGRIRIQRSRTAQLWSRRVRGKAINGILFTLRAVLHLARCCRRHDVFLLTSAPPFLPIIGYLAHLCFGLSYVCLIYDIYPDIAIALGVIPKHHWLARFWQALNRKIWRKARGIVVLSPAMKQRVLATCPDVADKVSVIHSWGDPDLIVPIVKKDNWFAKQYNLVNKFTVLYSGNMGRCHDMDTILEAAKQLQNEPIQFVCIGGGPKHESFIEEVHQLGLNNFLFLPYQDKQVLPYSLTACDLSLVSVKAGMESLVAPSKLYPALATGRPVAVICSEYSYLRQLILDAQCGASFENGDSYGLAEFIRLLSTNQQLAERMGIASRKYLQSHFTPEIIAKQYLRVLQQAIS; from the coding sequence ATGACATTCAGTGAGTGGCTGAAAAAATCGTTGCTAACAAAATCTACTAACAAAATTTCTCAAAATCAGCAATTCATAAAATCTGATAAAGATTTTTTGTCAAGTGAGAAAGTTAACTTCGAGGATGGAAGACAACATAATGGGAAGAATTTTGCCACATTTGTATTTCCTTCCATAGTTTCGCATCAGTCTCTAGGAGTGAATGAAACTTGGTACGGTCAATCGCTGAACTTGTCTGTGATCACTGAGTTTTTTCCCCCAGACTATGCTGCCACAGGACAGTTAATTGAAGAACTGGTGAGACAGTTAAGTAAACAAGGTGTAAACGTTGAGGTATTTACAGGTCAACCAGGGTATGCTTTTGGTACTTCTACTGCTCCTGCTGTAGAACAAGTAGGTAGAATCAGAATTCAACGATCGCGCACTGCTCAACTTTGGTCGCGGCGGGTTCGTGGTAAAGCTATCAATGGGATCTTGTTTACCTTGCGTGCTGTGCTGCATCTAGCCAGATGTTGCCGTCGCCATGATGTATTTTTACTGACCTCAGCACCACCATTTTTACCAATTATCGGTTATCTGGCTCATCTGTGTTTTGGTCTTTCTTACGTGTGTTTAATTTATGACATCTACCCAGATATTGCGATCGCTCTTGGGGTAATCCCCAAACATCACTGGCTGGCAAGATTTTGGCAAGCACTCAACAGAAAGATTTGGCGAAAAGCACGCGGCATAGTAGTTCTAAGTCCTGCTATGAAGCAGCGGGTACTCGCAACTTGTCCAGATGTAGCGGATAAAGTTTCTGTAATTCACAGTTGGGGAGATCCTGACCTAATTGTGCCGATTGTCAAAAAAGATAACTGGTTTGCCAAGCAATATAACTTAGTTAATAAATTCACCGTACTTTATTCCGGTAACATGGGTCGGTGTCATGATATGGACACCATTTTAGAAGCTGCCAAACAACTACAAAACGAGCCAATTCAGTTCGTTTGTATTGGTGGCGGGCCGAAACATGAAAGTTTTATTGAAGAAGTCCATCAGTTAGGACTAAATAATTTCCTTTTTCTCCCTTATCAAGACAAACAAGTACTACCCTATTCTTTAACAGCTTGCGATCTGTCTCTAGTAAGTGTCAAAGCTGGGATGGAAAGTCTAGTTGCACCGAGTAAGCTTTACCCAGCTTTGGCAACAGGACGTCCAGTGGCGGTTATTTGTTCAGAGTATTCTTACTTACGACAATTGATTCTCGATGCCCAATGTGGCGCTAGTTTTGAGAATGGTGACAGCTATGGACTAGCTGAATTCATTCGTCTTTTAAGTACCAACCAACAACTAGCAGAACGCATGGGCATTGCCTCCCGTAAGTATTTGCAGTCGCATTTTACGCCAGAAATCATAGCTAAACAATATTTAAGAGTATTGCAACAGGCTATTTCCTAA